Proteins encoded within one genomic window of Lysinibacillus louembei:
- a CDS encoding electron transfer flavoprotein subunit beta/FixA family protein — MNIYVLVKRTFDTEEKIVVAGGKIQEDGAEFIINPYDEYAIEEAIQKRDALGGKVTVITIGGEDAEKQLRTALAMGADEAVLINTEDDLDELDQYSSAYILAEYLKDKEVDLILAGNVAIDGGSGQVGPRLADLLGINYVTTITSLEIDGTNVKIVRDIEGDSEVLETSLPLLVTAQQGLNEPRYPSLPGIMKAKKKPLEELELDDLDIDEDDVEVKVETVEIYLPPQKAAGRVLEGELQAQVKELVNLLHTEAKVV, encoded by the coding sequence ATGAACATTTATGTATTAGTAAAACGCACGTTTGACACAGAGGAAAAAATCGTTGTAGCAGGTGGCAAAATTCAAGAGGATGGCGCAGAGTTCATCATTAACCCATACGATGAGTATGCGATTGAAGAAGCGATTCAAAAGCGCGATGCACTAGGTGGCAAAGTAACGGTTATCACAATCGGTGGCGAGGATGCTGAAAAGCAATTGCGTACAGCATTGGCAATGGGTGCAGATGAAGCAGTCCTAATTAATACAGAAGACGATTTAGACGAATTAGATCAATATTCATCAGCTTATATTTTAGCAGAATATTTAAAAGATAAAGAGGTAGATTTAATTTTAGCAGGTAATGTTGCAATTGATGGTGGCTCTGGTCAAGTAGGCCCTCGTCTAGCTGACCTTTTAGGTATCAATTATGTCACAACAATTACAAGCCTAGAAATCGATGGCACAAACGTGAAGATCGTGCGTGATATCGAAGGGGATTCAGAAGTGTTAGAAACTTCATTACCTTTATTAGTAACAGCGCAACAAGGCTTAAACGAGCCACGCTACCCATCTTTACCAGGGATTATGAAGGCGAAGAAAAAACCATTAGAAGAGCTTGAGCTTGATGATTTAGACATCGATGAAGATGATGTAGAAGTAAAAGTGGAAACAGTAGAAATCTACTTACCACCACAAAAAGCAGCAGGTCGCGTGTTAGAAGGCGAATTACAGGCACAAGTAAAAGAGCTTGTTAACTTACTACACACAGAAGCAAAAGTAGTCTAA
- a CDS encoding electron transfer flavoprotein subunit alpha/FixB family protein, protein MSKKVLVLGEVREGSLRNVSFEAIAAAKQIADGGEIVGVLIGDSVAGVANELVAYGADRVVTVEHPHLKSYTSDGFSQAFMAVVGEESPEAIVFGHTALGKDLSPKIASKLQAGLVSDVTEIEGAGDGAVFIRPIYSGKAFEKVKVKDGIVFVTIRPNNIAPLAKDAGRSGDVSSLAVDITNLRTIIKEVVRKSAEGVDLSEAKVVVAGGRGVKSEEGFEPLKELANVLGGAVGASRGACDAEYCDYSLQIGQTGKVVTPDLYIAAGISGAIQHLAGMSNSKVIVAINKDPEANIFKVADYGIVGDLFEVVPMLIEEFKALKANA, encoded by the coding sequence ATGTCAAAAAAAGTGTTAGTTTTAGGGGAAGTTCGTGAAGGAAGCCTACGTAACGTATCGTTCGAGGCAATTGCAGCAGCAAAACAAATCGCTGATGGTGGCGAAATTGTTGGGGTATTAATCGGAGATAGCGTTGCGGGTGTCGCAAATGAATTAGTTGCATACGGTGCAGACCGCGTTGTCACAGTGGAACACCCACACTTAAAATCATATACATCTGATGGCTTTAGCCAAGCATTTATGGCAGTTGTTGGTGAAGAAAGCCCAGAAGCAATCGTATTTGGTCACACAGCTCTTGGGAAAGACTTATCACCAAAAATCGCATCAAAATTACAAGCAGGTCTTGTATCTGACGTAACAGAAATCGAAGGCGCTGGTGACGGTGCAGTATTTATCCGCCCAATTTATTCTGGTAAAGCATTCGAAAAAGTAAAGGTGAAGGATGGCATCGTATTTGTAACGATTCGTCCAAACAATATCGCACCACTTGCAAAAGATGCAGGTCGCTCAGGCGATGTATCGTCATTAGCTGTTGATATTACAAACTTGCGTACAATTATTAAAGAAGTTGTTCGCAAATCAGCAGAGGGTGTTGATTTATCAGAGGCAAAAGTGGTTGTTGCTGGCGGACGTGGCGTGAAATCGGAAGAAGGCTTTGAGCCATTAAAAGAGCTTGCGAACGTATTAGGCGGTGCAGTTGGTGCTTCTCGTGGTGCATGTGACGCAGAATACTGTGACTACTCTTTGCAAATCGGTCAAACGGGTAAGGTTGTAACACCTGATCTTTATATCGCAGCAGGTATTTCAGGCGCAATCCAACATTTAGCGGGTATGTCAAACTCAAAAGTAATCGTAGCGATCAACAAAGACCCAGAAGCTAACATTTTCAAAGTAGCAGACTACGGTATCGTTGGCGACCTATTCGAAGTTGTCCCAATGTTAATTGAAGAATTCAAAGCGTTGAAGGCAAACGCTTAA